GCTCGAACTCGGCACGATAGCCGCTCCAGTCGACAAATGGCGGAACGACCAGCGCTGCGGTCAAAAGCAGTACCAGTACCCCACCCACGATGACGAATATGCGGCCCAAGCGAAACTCCGATAAGATGCAGAGCGTGATGCAAATCTTGAATCACGCGATTTTTATCGGTGCAACATAGCGGGATCGATCCGGCGATAACAAGGCAAATTGCCTACGCAATCGCTGATTCAGCCGCGACATTGAATCGCCTTCTTAAAAAGACGATTCAAACGACTGATTTGAATCAAGAAATCAGAATTTTTCCCGGATTCATGATGTTATCTGGATCAATCGCTTTCTTGATCATCTGCATGTAGTCGGTCGCGTCACCAAGCTCCATTGCGAGATATTTCATCTTGCCCTGCCCGATACCATGTTCGCCGGTACACGTACCTTCCATGGCAAGCGCACGCTTTACCAGACGATCCATAAACTCTTCGGCGCGCTCCATTTCCAATGCGTCGTCCGTATCGAGCAAAAGCAGCAAATGGAAATTACCGTCTCCGACATGGCCAACGACAGGAGCAATCAACCCGCTTTCAGCAAGGTCTTTTTCAGTCTCGGCAATACAATCAGCAAGCCGTGAAATCGGCACGCAAACATCAGTCGAAACACCCTTCGCACCGGGACGCAAAAGGAAGGATGCCAGATATGCATCATGCCGCGCACGCCACAACCGGTCGCGTTCTTCCGGATCATTGGTCCAGCGGAATTCACCGCCACCATTTTCCGCAGCGATCTCGCCAAAGATTTCCGCCTGTTCGGCAACGCCTGTTTCCGTGCCATGGAACTCGACAAACAGATAAGGCTGCGCCTCATAGGGCAGCTTGGAGTGCAGGATAAGCGCTTCCATTTGAAGCTTGTTCACAAGCTCAATGCGCGCAACCGGAATACCCATCTGGATGGTTTCGATCACGGCACGACAGGCCGATTCAACATCCGGGAATGGGCAAATCCCGCCCG
This genomic stretch from Brucella pseudogrignonensis harbors:
- a CDS encoding FAD-linked oxidase C-terminal domain-containing protein, with the protein product MSLQNVVALQRNEEGIAAAVALLKQRFGERAQTGQAIREQHGHTTTYVPTQAPDIVIFAQTTDDVQDVVRICAEHKVPVIAFGAGSSLEGQVNAPAGGVSIDLTQMNRVLAVHAEDLDCVIEPGITRRELNEYLRDTGLFFPIDPGANATLGGMASTRASGTNAVRYGTMRENVLALKAVMPDGRLIETSKRVKKTAAGYDLTRLLIGSEGTLGIITELTLKLQGIPQAVSGGICPFPDVESACRAVIETIQMGIPVARIELVNKLQMEALILHSKLPYEAQPYLFVEFHGTETGVAEQAEIFGEIAAENGGGEFRWTNDPEERDRLWRARHDAYLASFLLRPGAKGVSTDVCVPISRLADCIAETEKDLAESGLIAPVVGHVGDGNFHLLLLLDTDDALEMERAEEFMDRLVKRALAMEGTCTGEHGIGQGKMKYLAMELGDATDYMQMIKKAIDPDNIMNPGKILIS